The nucleotide sequence TCTTTTGCGTGTATCGTGGTTCGGCTGCCCTTTGAAAGTTGAATTGTTTTCATTTGACTTTTCAGGACTATGTCGGCGAAACTGCTGAAGGTTGGTTAAGAATTAGTTTTCACCATGTTGAGGGAGGCAAATCTAATGAAGTCATTGAAGAAAGTATTTTGGGCAATTATTCTGGTGCCGTTGATGGCAGGGTCTAAGGGTGTTGCACAGGAGCAGGATCTTGGTTCCCCAACGGATGGCCCCTGGATGTTTTCAACAAGGGTTGGCGGGGAATTTTCTGACAATCGTGATGGGACGGAAAATGACAAGGAATCAAATTTTGATTTCATCATTGAGCCTCGTGCTGATTATCGTTTTCGTGATGGAGATCGCACCGTCCTTGATTTAGCGGCCCTTCCCATGTTGAAGTGGCATAGTAACCCGCGTGACAACAGTCAGGGTTCCGGGCAAAATGATACGGAACTTTTCGGAACGGCTATTGCCGAATTGTCGCACCAACTAACTCCGCGTTTGTTGCTCAGCATCGGCGATGCGATCACTTATAATGATGATCCGTCAATCAGCAGTGAGGGTTCAAATGTGCGTTACAGCAATAATCACATATGGAATAACGCCCATGCTAATGTTGACTATGTCATGACTGAGCAATTGACGGGGGGCATTGGCGGGAATTACGCGCTCAAGCGTTATTCTGACTCTGTGGTCGCAGATACCGAAGATGAAGACATTTTCGAAGGCTCCGCCAATCTCAAGCGCACGATGGGATCTGGCTATAAACTGATTGGCACCTTGGGGGCTTCTAAGTTCAAGAATAGCTCGGTCGATCAACAGCGGGGTTCAACAGTACTTGGCGCTGGCGCCGGGGTTGAGAAAACCTTTACGCCTGATCTCATCGGTAAAGTGATGGCCGGATATCAGCACGGGGAATATGAGAATGATGCGCTGGATTCCATTGATACCCCGAACGGTTCGGCGGAGTTGACGATGCGTGCGGCTTCCGCGACCCGTTTCCGTGTGGGCGGCAGCTACGGGTTTTATGCCCCTTATGTCCGGCCCTATTCGATCCAGACTTTGACCGCCATCAATGCCGGCGTTGATCATGATGTCCTCAGCAAGCGTTTGACGGTCAGCTTGAACGGGCAGTACGGCAATGGCCATTATAAGTCGGAAGGTGATCTTGAGGGCGGCGATGATACCATGGTCATGGTAGGCGTGCGCGCAGACTATCGCCTCAATCGCAACTGGTCGCTGAATGGCGGCTACACTCTTGAGAACTGGGATTCTGATGTGCGCGAGTCCTTTACCCGTAATCTTGTGGATTTCGGCGTTAAGGCTCAGTTGTAAGATTTGTAACATCCCGATCTGATGTATTTGACGTCGTAGGGATTATGTTGAGTTAATACTGGTGAGGCTCCTTGGGCCTCACCAGTTTTTTGAAGAGAGATAGAAGATGGCAGAAAATAACCAGGAATCCGCTCATTTCATGGATTATTGGCGGATGATCAAGTCTCGCATTGAGGTCGTCATTGCTGTCTTTCTGATTGTTGTCACGGCCGGTATTATCATTACCCTGACCCTGCCTAAAACGTACATGGCCTCCACGCGTATCAAGGTGCGGCAGGACACCCCGAATGTGACTCCTTTCTATACCGCCTCGCAACAGCAGCAGATGATGTCGGTATACGACATGTATTTCCTCCGTACTGAATTTGAGGTGATCCAATCCCGTCCGATTCTTTATGCTGTGATTCGTAATCTTCGTTTGCAGGAGGAGTTTGGCCGGATCTATTCTGATGATGGGGCACCTCTGTCTCTGGCTGAAACCTATCGAATATTGGTTGATGGGATGAAGGTGCAGCAGTACCGGGATACGAATTTGATCGAAGTTCGTATTTTCAGGAGTAGTCGCCGTAGTACCAAAGATGTCGCGAGGCATGATGCGGCCCGTATTGCGAACGAGATTGCATCGGTTTATCGTGATTCCCGAATGAAGCAGACGCGGGAAGTTGCTGAACAGGGCGTGAGCGCCTTGAGCGAAGCTTCAAAAGCCCAGCAACGCAAGGTGGAACTTGCTGAAGGACGTCTGGAAGAAATTCGGAGAGATCTCAAAATTACTGTGTTTTCCCCGAACCAGTCGGGAAGTTCAGTGGCCAGCTTGGAGAACGCCAAGTTGGAACGGTTGGAATTAAACCGGATTGTGGCCCGCAAGGAGATGCTGGATCACGCGACACGTTTGAAACAAATCGAAAATCTCAAAGGTTCTGATCTTCTTTATTCATCTGCTTATGTGATTCAGGATCCGAC is from bacterium and encodes:
- a CDS encoding outer membrane beta-barrel protein — encoded protein: MKSLKKVFWAIILVPLMAGSKGVAQEQDLGSPTDGPWMFSTRVGGEFSDNRDGTENDKESNFDFIIEPRADYRFRDGDRTVLDLAALPMLKWHSNPRDNSQGSGQNDTELFGTAIAELSHQLTPRLLLSIGDAITYNDDPSISSEGSNVRYSNNHIWNNAHANVDYVMTEQLTGGIGGNYALKRYSDSVVADTEDEDIFEGSANLKRTMGSGYKLIGTLGASKFKNSSVDQQRGSTVLGAGAGVEKTFTPDLIGKVMAGYQHGEYENDALDSIDTPNGSAELTMRAASATRFRVGGSYGFYAPYVRPYSIQTLTAINAGVDHDVLSKRLTVSLNGQYGNGHYKSEGDLEGGDDTMVMVGVRADYRLNRNWSLNGGYTLENWDSDVRESFTRNLVDFGVKAQL